Part of the Parambassis ranga chromosome 16, fParRan2.1, whole genome shotgun sequence genome, TAGATGGAGGAGTGAGAGATGGACAGGCAGGGGGATGGAGGGTGAGGAGCTGGCTCCTGGTGATGAAGAACTCGTGCCAGCAGAGTTGAacttccatcctcctcctcatcctcctcctcctcctcttttctgtcCAGCTCCCCTTTATCTTCAcctcctggaggaggtggcagcGATGATCTGCTGTTTCTGTTCGAGCGAGgcggaggatgaggaagaggaaggttcTGGTTTGAGAGGGGGAGCATGTGGGCTGGAGTGGCCCAGGATCCCTGCTCTCCATCTTTACACTCCCACTGCTCCTGACAGCTGAAGCTGGGCTGCTCCTGCGAGTCCtcccagcagcttcctcccttCAGATCTTCAAGGTCATCCGGCGTCTCTAGTCTCAGGATTTCACGGTCCCGGTTCTCGTACAGCAGTGTAGCGgcacagatgaagatgaagaggccCACTCCCATCACCACAGGACCCGCCAGCTTCATCCTCTCAACGTGTGTGCTGCCTCGTCCACCTACAGGCTTAGGTGCTGCGGAAACATAGCCTGCCACTGCTACACTCATgcccaccaacaccaccaccacacccagcagcagccacacaccTGGAGCAGAACCCAGGTGCAGTTTGGTGTGGAAGGCTTCACCTCTCCTCAAGTGTCTGTGGCATGCCGGtacacaggtggaggaggaggaggaggaggagcgggacGAGTGGGAGGAGGCAGGGCTGCAGGCTGGACTGGCAGCTGTCATCCTCTGGCTTCAGGCtgatcagagaggaggagacacagaaaaCAGGGCTACATGAAGGTGAATGCAGCATCAGCGGAGGAGCGCTGTGGGTGTTAGGAGAAGATTACTCTGCATTGCACACAACAGGAAATAGCTGCTTTAATAAGACATGTGGCTGAGTTAATGAGATGCCAACCCTTCTGCAGCTCCACCGGTGTCTCTGTGGAGCAACACACCGACTCTCCACTCCaacccccccaacccccactGAACTGTTATTGAACCACTCATTCACCACCATCAGTGACTGACTCCGCTCAGGACCTTGTGTTTCCACTTCACGATCTCACTGCAGTCATAAAAAAATGGAGTCACGTCACGGCGGTAACAGCTCCATCACAACTCATAATTTAATTTCTCAGTGGACATAACGAGGATTCAAACCGGGACGATAAGTTCAAGCCTACAAGTGCTTTTTACATCGTTGTATTTTAACATTTGTTGCTCACTACAGTGATCCACGTCCTGTTATTGTAACGCAGTCTATTTACAGTCAGAGTGGGTACTTGCCTTGTTTAGGACATCAATCCGAAGCAGAAACTGGCTCCTCGGCAttctcaaaataaataaagcagagtTGCGTTATTCCTCCTACTCCTTCGCGGTTAATCCACACTTTCATCTAATTCCTCCTCAGATTAAGACGCGTTCCATCCTTGGCTTCCCTGCGTGAGCCAGAGCAGTGAAGCTTGtactgtaaaagaaaaaacacagtctTACTAAAAGTGGTGCAAAgctgctctgcctctctttccGCGCTGCTTGTGCGCTTATGCAGAGTGTgtttctatttgtgtgtgtgtgtgtgtgtgtgtgtggagaggaggggtCGTGGGAATCTGTGGCTAGTCCAGGCCAGTCCCACGGTGGGCTCGGTTATTTATTCTTTACGATCACAAGccatcatgtgtgtttttaggaagTTAGTGAAGGACCAGTCATCTCCCTCCATCCAGCAGCTcatacataaaacacagaagaaTGATCATGTCCTTCATTTAACTAAATATGATGCACAAACAGTTTGCATTTTACTACTATATGTTATCTAGATTTCTGGTATATGTCCAGATTGACCTGTTAAAGACCCTAACATGATTTAGTTTGAGCTGAATTGATTAAACATGAACTTTATTTTTGGAATATGCTCCACACAAAGGGCAAAAATATTACAGAGCCTTTGTTACAAGATGTTTTGTAATATTGCAGAAACAAGCAAATGAGGGGTTAAAATGCCAGATTAACATTTAGTATATTTTGAAATATGGCCCCTACACCACCAGCCAACATGTGTGTCAGCCTGGGGACACATGCAGCAAGGTGGTTTGAGTTTCAGCTCACTGCATATGGGCCAGATGTGGCCCACACAGTGTACTGTTTTGTGGGTGAGTTAGTATGTGAGCCACATGTGGGTGTTACACAGACAGTCCGTTTTGGGTTTGAGGGAGACCTGTCACccaacagctgcttattttacAAAGAGAATCAGGCCAATGCCTCTTTTCCATCACAGTTCTGCAATGTTTATGTTCACTGTCATGAATTCAACATGTTTTGTGTCTGCAGCTTAATTTTCACTGCAAACAGAACCAAACTGTGTAGTTCAGTTCAATATAGGCCAGTTTGTGGTATGAGAAGTAGAGAGGTGCATAAACTGGAAATGCCCTTGAAGGAATCACAGCATTGTCTTAGATGACAGGTCATCGGTGCAACATAAACAACAAAGGTGAACCATAACAGCAGCTGTCGGACAAATGTAGTCAACTAAAAGCATCAATATTTTCCTTTGTGATACAGTTAAGTACTCAAATGTGTTTGTTACCTACTATTTAACGTTAAAGCCAATACAAAGTGAACAACTTTAGCTGTAGTTAAACCTGTTAAACCTGTAGTTAAGTTGTGACTGGCTGAGGTCAGATGAGGACAACAGGCAGTGTGCATCTCATTTATTTTCACCCATTCACACATTCCACCAGACAGCCACAGTTACCTCTGAGCCAGAACAGCGTACCATTACCCCTTAAATtacaatacataaataaaagctGTTTGCATATAAACAGTCGCTGATGTACACATTCCAACTTGCTCAGGTACACACAGATTTACAGacaatgttgttttttctcctctcacaATCTATAAATTGAGGCTTTTTTCAGTTCATTGTCACAATGTCCTTCCCTGTAGGGGGAGACCTTTGCATAACCAAGCAGGAGTAAACTCTGGTAGGGAACGAGATGCGAGTCTTTTTGGAGCTGTATACTATTTACACTGTGAATGACAGAGGTTATTAGGACCAAGAATAAGATGATCAATATCAGCACAACAGCTGAGAGCTGTTGCTTAACATTCATGACTAGAACAGAGCTGGTTCATTGTCTTGTTCCACCCTAATAAAAGACTGCTTTTAGATAATTTAACAATTAGCCCTTAGTCCTGCTTGTCCCCAAACAACCTTCCAAACAggacagctacacacacaggaTGGGAGAAAATTACAACCTTACTTCTCAAACACACTTTTCCAcatttgcaaacacacacaaagtttaaACCATCCCCCATTCAATACACACTCTTGCCCTTTAGGCCTGAGAGCAGCTCTTTTCCCCCACCTACAGGAGAAACGCTGAACTACATAACGCTTCTGCTCTACTGGGCTTCACATTTAACAACCTCTCACCACCCCACGATTGTATTTTGCAGCGTAAAAAAAGGGGTCAGTTCCCAAGTGAACAGCAACACAAGCATATCTTGTTCCATCCACTCTGAGCTTAAGCACCATTTCATTACAGTTCAGATACAATGACGAATGCAGAACTGTGATGTAAAATCCAATCCAGACTATACAATGGAAGCTTTGAAGGTGCTGCAGGTTTTTTAATGCgtcagtaaacaaacacaatataGGTTAAAGGATCGTCAAAGTATCATGGAAAAACTCTCCCTCAGGTTGTCCAGTGCTGTCCATCATGGAGAGACGAGGAAGAGGGATGAGAGATGGACGTTTTTGAGATGATGGCTTCCACTTGGTTCTCTTGTGCAGTTACAGAGAACATCTGGACAAATCAAACTTGTTCTGGTTAATCCAACAGAGTTTTTTAGTGCCAGTCTGAGGGGGAAAGAAGTCAGGTCCTACTCTTCATCGGCATTCTTCAACATGAGAATGGAGTTGTAGATCTTCAGAGCGGGTCCTAACTTGATTGACAGAATCTTGACGATGTCTGCTTGGGTGAGGAGCAGGAAGGCCTCGCCATCTATTTGCTTAAGTAAAGATAACAGCTTTAAAAGATCATTTTAAGGTGCTAATTTATGAATTTAATAAGCACAGAAGAGTGTTTCTCAACTCCTGAGGGACATATATTGCTCTATTAATGCTTAATGCTTCATTGCAGCTCATACAAGGCCAACAAAACTAATAGATGTTACAAAGTACTTATTCCATAATACTATTATTTACTCTGGAAAGCTCCTAGAGGGGAGTTTCCTGCAGTCTGAGCATGTACATGGGTGTGGGCCACCTACaaattcctgcagtggaaataCAGTTATAGTTTTTTTCAGCAGTAGAGTGCTTACCTCTGTTTTAAATGTAGCAGCATGTTCTTTACATCCTGGGAGTCCTTTGACAAAACCGGCCACCTGGCAatccaaacaaaaacatgtcaatgAATAAATTATGTCTATCTGCTTATCGCAGAGCCATGGCAGCCTATATTCAACATTAGTCGTTAACCTAACGATTTgaaaaaccagaaaaaaacactcctTATGAATGTCTCTGAAGCATGTTAGACTTGAGCTTGAGTACATGAGGAGTAAGCCTGACCTCCTCTGAGCTCCAAGAGGCTACTCTCTTGGCAGTTAGCCCCAGGACCTCAGGCAGCAGCTGGCAGTGCTTGTCCCAGCAAAGAGCCACCcgatgaggaggagaggcagagattCCGGGGGAGAACACAGACTCATGGAGGGCCTGCTGGAGAGAGATGGCATCTGGAGAGGCTGTGGACGAGAGGACATGGCAGTCAGCATTGATGTAGTTCAGTGCTTTAATTCACAATTTCTCACTTTCTGCCACTCGCCTTTGCCATCACCAATCTCCTCTTTAACATAGTGCATTTTTAGGTATTTGGGAATTGGGGCTGTCctgaaaaaagtaaaaaaaatgtaagttAATTTCTGACAAAGCTGATCATCTTGTTGCACAAATAACATATGACAGGTACCGTTTAGGTCTTGTTCCATTGTGGCTTGGCTCACTGGTTCCACCCAGTGGCTCCAGCTGGCTGTTGCGTCCTGAACGCTCAGCTTCCACTGTCACTGGTTTCCTAGCAACAAAAATAATAGTCACTCAGCTACAAGCCAATATAGgattgcaataaaaaaaaacctgataggtgtgtgagtgtgttttggctgcatgtgttgtgtggtaTGGGTGGAGCAGCACACCTGTTTTGGGAGTCCTCTGCTCCCTCAGGCTGCTCTGGCATTTGTGCCGTCATGTTTGTTTGAGAGTCAGGGCGTCTCCCACGAGGCTGAGGTCCACTGAGAGCGAGGGGTCGTTCTCCACTGAGTCGGTCTGGCAGTAAACCCTCTTTGTTCAGATTCATCTCTGAGTAAGGGCAGCTCACCTGACTGTGCACACAAAAACCCAAAAACATTACTCCCACACATAAACCTAGACAGCCACAAACGAGACTGAAATTcacttttttacttttagtaTTGTGCAGCTAAACTGGGTACAACAAATAGGAAGGAAAGGCAGCTAAAATCACCTTGACTCccactcccacacacagacacaagccaCACATTTAGACTGCCGGCAGCCCACACAAGTATAAATGACATTTGAGAACACTGcaactcttcttctcttttatgTGCTACATTCATGCAGcgctttttaaattttaaacagTATGTGCTACTAACCTGTAATGTGTCCCATGGCGAGGTCCCCTGATGTGCCCAACCCCATTGCATCCTGGCGTAGGACATCCTTGTCCAGGGGCAGTCAATACATCACTGGAGCCTGAAATAAATATGCACAAACACGCATGGGAGTgttattaaaatgcaaaaaactgCTAGATCATTTAGAATTCATTACAGATTCCTCCAAACAACCAAATCCTTACCCTAAATGAAGATGGAGAGTCTGCTGACTCATCTGATCAAATTACATCTTTGACCAAAATACCATGTGgaacagagacagagtgtgAGATTAAAGAAAATGGAGTCTCACCAGGGTATTGTAATGGGTGTCCAGTTTTCTGGCACCACCCTACAGGGTGGAGATCTGGGCAGTCAGTCTCCACCCAGTAGTCATACTCTGAACTCCAGCCATCAAAGTGGATCTACAAGAGTAGAGATCAAGCACATTAAGAACAAACTGAGTACAAGTAAAGACAACATGATGAGGAAACATTCAGCACCTTCACTCGGTGGTCATCTGTGTCCACTATGGTAGCAACGCGAATAAGCATAGGGTTCCTTTTATCCACAGCTTCTACTTTCATACCAATCTGGAAGCCATGTGGAGGTCGCTGCCAACACAGAAAATAATCAATTTAGAATACTGTAGAACGTGCGGTAccataaacatatttaaatcATACCGGTTTGAAAGCTCGCGCAGGAGCAGCCTGGCTAGCCGTCTCTTCCAGGTATTTCTCCCATGAGAAACTTTTGGGGTCCTTGTATTCTGAGGTGAGGAAATTATCAGTCACTACAGACaggctacacacagacacagccacatCTATACCACAGTCACATGGATTAAAACAATCAAAGcttaaaagtattttttatcTAGATGTATGCTTAAGAGTATTAACGAATCATTGCTAAAACAAATGTGTGATCTTACCGGCTGGAGTGGTCAGAGTTAGCTTAGCCTCCTTACAGTAGCCCACAGGATGGATGTAGGGACTGCTAGCATCACACCTTAACACAAGTTAGATACGTGCACACAATATTAGCTTGGGATTTACAAGcaaatttataataataaaactttcAAAAATTCGACCCAGTTTCTCCAGACTACAATTTAAACTACCATCCCACGCTACATTAGGTTCACACACTCCGCTGACATGGCAGACTGGAAAACTGACTGTATTTGGGTAATGTGAGTCACTTAAACCAGGTACTAACCAGTAGTCATATGTGTCATCCCAGTTGTCGAAATGAACGAGCAGGCGGTTGTCGACAACAGCAGCAATTGTTGCAACACAGATCAACAAAGGGTTCTTCCTGTCAGTCGCTTCCAGTTTCATCCCTGCTCTAAATCCGGATGGAGTCACTgactaaaaaaaatagaaatttaggctctatatatataaaatcccTGAATTaaagtgttttatagcttcagagaAATTGGTACTCACTGTGTTAAGACTCTTAAAAAGATGTTTTGGAGCCAGCTGGCCTCTGCAGTTTTTCACATACATGCTCCAGTTAAACTCTCCATCTTTACAACCTACAATGACACAAATCTAGTCAGGATGGTTGTGTCCAATCTGTACTCACGAATTTAACCTCCAGACTTATGTTCATGGATAGACTGTAGTGCATTTTCCAAGTACCTTTAGGCAACAATAACTTGTGACCATTCTTCTCACACCATCCAGCTGGTTTCAGGTCCCATGAGTCAGCATTGGACCAGAAGTCATAGCATTCTGGAAATCCATCGAAGTGGAGTCTTAACCTGTAACCTTGGTTCTGTGAGGCAAAGGGATGGGATGTATGTTTTAGTAAATTTCTTAACTATGAAAAAAGGAATAAAGATGTATACAGTCACTGTCAAACATTAGCACTTGTACCTCTGCAACACTTAGCACGCAGAACAGGGAGGGATGAGATGGGTCAAGCCCTTCCAGCTTCATTCCCACCT contains:
- the LOC114448490 gene encoding uncharacterized protein LOC114448490; translation: MTAASPACSPASSHSSRSSSSSSSTCVPACHRHLRRGEAFHTKLHLGSAPGVWLLLGVVVVLVGMSVAVAGYVSAAPKPVGGRGSTHVERMKLAGPVVMGVGLFIFICAATLLYENRDREILRLETPDDLEDLKGGSCWEDSQEQPSFSCQEQWECKDGEQGSWATPAHMLPLSNQNLPLPHPPPRSNRNSRSSLPPPPGGEDKGELDRKEEEEEDEEEDGSSTLLARVLHHQEPAPHPPSPCLSISHSSIYSDSCNSSEINFNTRTDLSVPPQL
- the l3mbtl1b gene encoding lethal(3)malignant brain tumor-like protein 4 isoform X1; protein product: MTDTPPSDGPSQGADFDMMGALDWKDGIATLPGSDIRFRMTEFGTLEIVTDLDVKGQEVEPKRETLDPASSHTPTPPPEGQSQTSTATAPANQSKPESSQAKGPRPVLLSLEEGPSMEGPSVEVGPSVEVGPSADTGANGELSRCRACGGRVAGDALIQGKFCSSICAQPSSGRSSPGEARESQAVEGERLGKRVRKKRKIYMDSGDEEEDNQEEPEEKAKMTKGRRGAKIAKLVAVTNNKKRAWSWPAYLEEERAIAAPVKLFKEHQSFPQSRNSFKVGMKLEGLDPSHPSLFCVLSVAENQGYRLRLHFDGFPECYDFWSNADSWDLKPAGWCEKNGHKLLLPKGCKDGEFNWSMYVKNCRGQLAPKHLFKSLNTSVTPSGFRAGMKLEATDRKNPLLICVATIAAVVDNRLLVHFDNWDDTYDYWCDASSPYIHPVGYCKEAKLTLTTPAEYKDPKSFSWEKYLEETASQAAPARAFKPRPPHGFQIGMKVEAVDKRNPMLIRVATIVDTDDHRVKIHFDGWSSEYDYWVETDCPDLHPVGWCQKTGHPLQYPGSSDVLTAPGQGCPTPGCNGVGHIRGPRHGTHYSQVSCPYSEMNLNKEGLLPDRLSGERPLALSGPQPRGRRPDSQTNMTAQMPEQPEGAEDSQNRKPVTVEAERSGRNSQLEPLGGTSEPSHNGTRPKRTAPIPKYLKMHYVKEEIGDGKASPDAISLQQALHESVFSPGISASPPHRVALCWDKHCQLLPEVLGLTAKRVASWSSEEVAGFVKGLPGCKEHAATFKTEQIDGEAFLLLTQADIVKILSIKLGPALKIYNSILMLKNADEE
- the l3mbtl1b gene encoding lethal(3)malignant brain tumor-like protein 4 isoform X2, with the translated sequence MTDTPPSDGPSQGADFDMMGALDWKDGIATLPGSDIRFRMTEFGTLEIVTDLDVKGQEVEPKRETLDPASSHTPTPPPEGQSQTSTATAPANQRPRPVLLSLEEGPSMEGPSVEVGPSVEVGPSADTGANGELSRCRACGGRVAGDALIQGKFCSSICAQPSSGRSSPGEARESQAVEGERLGKRVRKKRKIYMDSGDEEEDNQEEPEEKAKMTKGRRGAKIAKLVAVTNNKKRAWSWPAYLEEERAIAAPVKLFKEHQSFPQSRNSFKVGMKLEGLDPSHPSLFCVLSVAENQGYRLRLHFDGFPECYDFWSNADSWDLKPAGWCEKNGHKLLLPKGCKDGEFNWSMYVKNCRGQLAPKHLFKSLNTSVTPSGFRAGMKLEATDRKNPLLICVATIAAVVDNRLLVHFDNWDDTYDYWCDASSPYIHPVGYCKEAKLTLTTPAEYKDPKSFSWEKYLEETASQAAPARAFKPRPPHGFQIGMKVEAVDKRNPMLIRVATIVDTDDHRVKIHFDGWSSEYDYWVETDCPDLHPVGWCQKTGHPLQYPGSSDVLTAPGQGCPTPGCNGVGHIRGPRHGTHYSQVSCPYSEMNLNKEGLLPDRLSGERPLALSGPQPRGRRPDSQTNMTAQMPEQPEGAEDSQNRKPVTVEAERSGRNSQLEPLGGTSEPSHNGTRPKRTAPIPKYLKMHYVKEEIGDGKASPDAISLQQALHESVFSPGISASPPHRVALCWDKHCQLLPEVLGLTAKRVASWSSEEVAGFVKGLPGCKEHAATFKTEQIDGEAFLLLTQADIVKILSIKLGPALKIYNSILMLKNADEE